In Raphanus sativus cultivar WK10039 unplaced genomic scaffold, ASM80110v3 Scaffold0952, whole genome shotgun sequence, a single genomic region encodes these proteins:
- the LOC108857626 gene encoding protein unc-13 homolog codes for MARHSRRESFSDIAASVVCPDTDLLWPFGKLDGLDRDEIRETAYEIFFAACRSSPGFGGRTALTFYSKHNGGGDNEGDGVGGGSGGSAKGSGFGSLGRKEVVTTPTSRVKRALGLKMLKRSPSRRMSPAAGAVSSPSSPGNGSSIGGGSSGHISPGAGFSTVPPSRPRRPLTSAEIMRQQMRVTEQGDTRLRKTLTRTLVGQTGKRAETMILPLELLRHVKTSEFSDAHEYQIWQRRQLKVIEAGLLLHPSIPLEKTNNLAMRLREVIRQSETKPIDTGKTSETMATLCNVVISLSCRNTTDVCRWADGYPLNIHLYIALLQSVFDVRDETLVLDEIDELLELMKKTWSMLGITRPVHNLCFTWVLFHQYIVTSQMEPDLLGASHAMLAEVANDAKKSDRDALYVKLLTSTLASMQGWTEKRLLSYHEYFQRGNVGLIENLLPLALSSSRIVGEDVTISQGSSSQEKGDVMLVDCSGERVDYYIRASIKNAFSKVTESMKDKVSETEEGEEAAKMLLQLAKETENLALRERECFSPILKRWYTVAAGVASVSLHQCYGSILMQYLAGRSTITKETVEVLQTAGKLEKILVQMVAEDSEECEDGGKGLVREMVPYEVESIILRLLKQWIDEKLKTVRECLSRAKEAETWNPKSKSEPYAQSAGELMKLAKDAIAEFFEVPIGITDLVHDLAEGLEQLFQEYTTFVASCGSKQSYIPTLPPLTRCNRDSKFVKLLKKATPCTASSGEDLNNLTGGDHHPRPSTSRGTQRLYIRLNTLHFLSSQLHSLNKSLSLNPSVLPATRKRNRERTTNSSSSSYFDSTQAGIETASTHVSEVAAYRLIFLDSHSVFHERLYVGDVASARIKPALRILKQNLTLMTAILADRAQASAMREVMKASFEAVLTVLLAGGHSRVFYRNDHEMIEEDFESLKKVYCTCGEGLIPEEVVDREAETVEGVIQLMSQPTEQLVEDFSIVTCEASGMGLVGAGQRLPMPPTTGRWNRSDPNTILRVLCYRDDRVANRFLKKSFQLGRRR; via the exons ATGGCTCGTCATTCCCGGAGGGAGTCCTTTTCCGACATTGCCGCCTCCGTGGTTTGTCCTGACACTGATCTTCTCTGGCCATTTGGGAAGCTCGACGGCCTTGATCGAGATGAGATACGCGAGACCGCGTATGAGATATTTTTCGCGGCTTGTCGGTCATCACCTGGATTCGGAGGCAGAACTGCTCTCACGTTCTACTCAAAGCACAATGGTGGTGGTGACAATGAAGGAGACGGTGTAGGAGGAGGATCAGGAGGGTCCGCTAAGGGGTCAGGGTTCGGGTCATTAGGGAGGAAAGAGGTGGTGACGACACCGACAAGCCGAGTGAAACGAGCATTAGGGTTAAAAATGCTTAAAAGATCTCCGTCTAGGCGAATGTCGCCAGCTGCGGGAGCCGTGTCTTCTCCTTCGTCCCCTGGTAATGGAAGCAGCATAGGAGGTGGCTCTTCGGGTCACATTAGCCCCGGTGCTGGTTTCTCGACGGTCCCGCCTTCTAGGCCTAGACGACCGTTAACCTCTGCGGAGATCATGAGGCAACAAATGAGGGTAACGGAACAAGGTGACACTCGGCTTCGGAAAACCCTAACGAGGACGCTTGTTGGTCAA ACAGGTAAGCGAGCAGAGACGATGATCCTCCCCTTAGAGCTTCTCCGACACGTGAAAACGTCGGAGTTCAGTGACGCACATGAGTATCAGATATGGCAGAGACGTCAGCTCAAAGTCATTGAAGCTGGTCTCCTCCTTCACCCGTCAATCCCTCTCGAGAAAACCAACAACCTCGCAATGCGTCTCCGAGAAGTCATCCGCCAGAGCGAGACCAAACCCATCGACACTGGAAAAACCTCAGAGACAATGGCAACGCTCTGCAACGTCGTAATATCCTTGTCCTGCCGCAACACCACCGACGTATGCCGCTGGGCTGATGGATACCCTCTCAACATTCATCTCTACATAGCGCTGTTGCAGTCCGTTTTCGACGTTCGTGACGAGACGTTGGTTCTCGATGAGATCGATGAGCTCTTGGAGCTGATGAAGAAGACGTGGTCGATGCTTGGAATCACCCGTCCCGTGCATAACTTGTGTTTCACTTGGGTTCTGTTCCATCAGTACATCGTGACCTCTCAGATGGAGCCTGACTTGCTTGGTGCCTCTCACGCCATGCTGGCTGAAGTGGCGAATGACGCCAAGAAGTCTGATCGGGACGCTCTCTACGTGAAGCTTTTGACGTCGACGTTGGCTTCTATGCAGGGATGGACGGAGAAAAGGTTGTTGAGCTACCATGAGTATTTCCAACGAGGGAACGTTGGATTGATCGAGAATCTTCTGCCGTTAGCCTTGTCTTCGTCTAGGATCGTGGGGGAGGACGTGACGATATCTCAAGGGAGTAGTAGTCAAGAGAAAGGTGATGTGATGCTGGTGGATTGTTCAGGGGAGCGTGTTGATTACTATATAAGAGCCTCTATTAAAAACGCTTTCTCAAAG GTTACTGAGAGCATGAAAGACAAAGtttcagaaacagaggaaggagaagaagcggCGAAGATGTTACTTCAGCTAGCCAAGGAGACAGAGAATCTTGCATTACGTGAGCGAGAGTGTTTCAGCCCTATACTTAAAAGATGGTATACTGTCGCAGCTGGTGTGGCCTCGGTTTCGCTACACCAGTGTTACGGTTCGATCTTGATGCAGTACTTAGCTGGACGGTCGACTATCACGAAAGAGACTGTTGAAGTTCTACAAACGGCGGGGAAGCTGGAGAAGATTCTTGTGCAGATGGTGGCGGAAGATTCAGAAGAATGTGAAGATGGAGGGAAAGGTCTCGTTAGAGAGATGGTTCCCTATGAAGTCGAATCGATTATATTGCGTCTTTTAAAGCAGTGGATTGATGAGAAGTTGAAAACAGTTCGAGAATGCTTGAGTAGGGCAAAGGAAGCTGAA ACATGGAACCCTAAATCAAAATCAGAACCATATGCTCAATCTGCTGGAGAGCTGATGAAGCTAGCTAAAGACGCGATAGCGGAGTTTTTTGAGGTCCCTATTGGTATTACGGATCTTGTTCATGATCTCGCTGAAGGGTTAGAACAACTCTTTCAAGAATACACTACCTTCGTCGCATCATGCG GTTCGAAACAGAGTTACATTCCTACACTCCCTCCTCTCACGAGATGTAACAGAGACTCAAAGTTCGTGAAGCTTTTGAAGAAAGCAACGCCGTGTACTGCCTCCTCCGGTGAAGATCTCAACAACCTAACCGGCGGCGACCACCACCCACGTCCCTCCACGAGCCGCGGCACTCAACGTCTCTACATTCGCCTCAACACTCTACACTTCCTAAGCTCTCAGCTCCACTCTCTAAACAAATCCCTCTCTCTAAACCCTAGCGTCCTCCCCGCCACGCGTAAACGCAACCGCGAAAGGACAACAAACTCATCGTCCTCTTCTTACTTCGACTCCACGCAAGCGGGGATCGAAACCGCCTCCACGCACGTCTCCGAGGTCGCAGCTTACAGACTAATCTTCCTCGACTCGCACTCTGTTTTTCACGAGAGACTCTACGTGGGAGACGTCGCCAGCGCGAGGATCAAACCGGCGCTACGGATCTTGAAACAGAACCTGACGCTGATGACGGCCATCCTCGCGGACAGAGCGCAAGCGTCGGCGATGAGAGAAGTCATGAAGGCTTCTTTCGAGGCGGTTCTGACGGTTCTGCTGGCGGGAGGACACTCGCGAGTGTTCTACCGAAACGACCACGAGATGATCGAGGAAGACTTCGAGAGTCTGAAGAAGGTTTACTGCACGTGCGGGGAAGGGTTGATACCGGAGGAGGTGGTGGATAGAGAGGCGGAGACGGTGGAAGGAGTTATACAGCTGATGAGTCAGCCGACGGAGCAGCTCGTGGAAGATTTTAGCATCGTGACGTGCGAAGCGAGCGGGATGGGGTTGGTGGGAGCGGGACAGAGGCTTCCTATGCCTCCAACGACTGGGAGATGGAACAGGTCGGATCCGAACACGATCTTGAGAGTTCTTTGTTATAGAGATGATCGTGTTGCTAATCGGTTTTTGAAGAAATCGTTTCAATTGGGTAGACGGAGATGA
- the LOC130503432 gene encoding 60S ribosomal protein L23-like, with amino-acid sequence MSKRGRGGTSGNKFRMSLGLPVAATVNCADNTGAKNLYIISVKGIKGRLNRLPSACVGDMVMATVKKGKPDLRKKVMPAVIVRQRKPWRRKDGVFMYFEDNAGVIVNPKGEMKGSAITGPIGKECADLWPRIASAANAIV; translated from the exons ATGTCGAAACGAG GACGTGGAGGTACGTCGGGTAACAAGTTCAGGATGTCGCTTGGTCTCCCCGTGGCGGCGACGGTGAACTGTGCCGACAACACCGGCGCCAAGAACCTCTACATCATTTCGGTGAAGGGGATCAAGGGTCGTCTCAACAGGTTGCCTTCCGCCTGCGTCGGAGACATGGTGATGGCCACCGTGAAGAAGGGGAAGCCTGATCTGAGGAAGAAGGTTATGCCAGCTGTCATCGTTAGGCAGAGGAAGCCTTGGCGCCGAAAGGATGGTGTCTTCATGTACTTCGaag ATAATGCTGGAGTCATCGTGAACCCCAAGGGAGAAATGAAAGGTTCTGCGATCACTGGTCCCATTGGTAAAGAGTGCGCTGATCTTTGGCCTAGGATTGCAAGTGCTGCCAATGCCATTGTCTGA
- the LOC130503431 gene encoding uncharacterized protein LOC130503431 has translation MEGDTPDAKKNKDQLMNVNSSKSRNLLRKKDGGCLAVLSSGKCLQIFQNSPKVSCSGEFSTSSPSHLLRKLGANYDKADQSRKVISLSSNNTFSSPSTDVSQGTLQFTTRANGIVPRFVFKLDNEKDVYVASLSSNVVDQSVLEYTYMIHLKRESSSSSSSSSSSSPLLVGRIKVSTLSSCSFLNERFVERQFVLFSNDGEHSQTPCRKKNRGSCKKVVGVMKNNEQMQQPNSDHEQVNLLENDLPTNLETLAVLVKQQFLEEEEEEEEETGGWGLKFLRKSSLVKTESGSSRSKTSVDVVIPSGIHGGPEDGPSSLIERWKSQGNCDCGGWDLGCSLTLLKGQPRKDNLSELLIEGSKHEKTVLRIEKLRRGRYLVQLQTWLSVLQSFSIAIAFIHSQSQELLRINL, from the exons ATGGAGGGTGATACTCCTGACGCTAAAAAGAATAAAGATCAGCTGATGAATGTAAACTCATCAAAGTCGAGAAACTTGCTACGAAAGAAAGATGGAGGATGCTTGGCGGTTTTGAGCAGCGGGAAGTGTTTACAGATATTTCAAAACAGTCCCAAAGTATCATGTAGTGGCGAGTTCTCTACTTCTTCTCCGAGTCATCTCTTGAGGAAACTAGGAGCAAACTATGATAAAGCTGACCAATCTCGTAAGGTAATCTCTTTATCTAGCAACAACACCTTCTCGTCTCCATCTACAGACGTTTCTCAGGGAACCCTTCAGTTCACTACGAGAGCCAATGGAATAGTGCCTCGTTTTGTTTTCAAGTTGGACAATGAAAAAGATGTTTACGTGGCAAGCTTAAGCAGCAACGTTGTAGACCAAAGTGTTTTAGAGTATAcatatatgattcatctgaaaagagaatcatcatcatcatcatcatcatcatcatcctcatcaccGCTTCTGGTTGGTAGAATAAAGGTGTCAACGTTGTCCTCGTGTTCATTCTTGAATGAGAGATTCGTAGAGAGGCAGTTCGTTTTGTTCAGCAACGATGGTGAGCATTCGCAGACACCGTGTAGGAAGAAAAACAGAGGATCGTGTAAGAAAGTAGTTGGTGTAATGAAGAACAATGAGCAGATGCAGCAACCAAACTCTGACCACGAGCAGGTGAATCTACTGGAGAACGACCTTCCAACAAATCTTGAAACGTTAGCTGTTCTTGTGAAACAACAGtttcttgaagaagaagaagaagaagaagaagaaactggaGGTTGGGGATTGAAGTTCTTGAGGAAGTCTTCACTGGTCAAAACTGAAAGTGGAAGTTCAAGATCTAAGACAAGTGTTGATGTTGTGATTCCATCAGGGATTCATGGAGGGCCTGAAGATGGACCTTCGAGTTTGATAGAGAGGTGGAAATCTCAAGGAAACTGCGACTGTGGAGGATGGGACTTGGGCTGTTCCTTAACCCTTCTAAAAGGCCAGCCACGCAAAGATAACCTTTCGGAGCTACTCATAGAG GGATCAAAACATGAGAAGACTGTACTAAGGATTGAGAAGCTTCGACGAGGACGTTACTTAGTACAACTCCAGACATGGCTATCAGTTTTACAATCTTTCTCGATTGCAATAGCATTCATACATAGCCAGAGTCAGGAGCTACTACGAATAAATCTATAA